Genomic window (Alligator mississippiensis isolate rAllMis1 chromosome 7, rAllMis1, whole genome shotgun sequence):
CATGTGCATGGAGAGGCTATATGGGGCCAGCCCCTCTGTGTTTACAGGAGGGGAAGCTTGCTCCACCCAGGAAGCTCCAGCTGCACACCAAGGAGGTTGTATATATGCAGTGCATCACACCATCCTGCTCTCTATCCATTCTACCTTCCTTCACATACAAGCCCCCTCCCCTTTTCAAGTGCATTTGAGGATGTTGAGCAGAGTCtaccccaccccctgtgcccagTGAAGCCCCCCTACTAGGTACAAACAGCTGGCCAGAAGCAGATCACCTCTGGCAAGGGCCTGTGCCAAGAGGCTGGCATTTTGTGGGGGGCAGGATCACACCCATGGTAGTGAGCAGGCAGTGGCAAGTGGGAAGGGAAATGAAGGAGGGAAGAGTGAGAGGAGGGTGtagggaagagagggaaggaaaggggaggatGATAGCAGAGAAGGAGAGCACAACCCTGGGGGAGAAagccaggaggaggcagaggggcagacCTCACTGGCCCGGGCAGCCCTTTGTGTGTCCAGCAGTGGTGGCTTTTCTCCCTGCCTCTCAACATATTGCTCCCTTCCCCATTACCAGGCCGTTATTCTTCAGACCCCTTGGAGAGCAAGGCCTGGGACACTCAGGGACtagcagcccagccacagcccagccgggaggaaggggggagggggggcactgaGTCCTCTCCTCACAagccagccccccccacccccaattacTAACGTATTCACCGGGGTTTGTATGGCGGCAGCTCCTGACAAGCATCACTTAACCTGCCTCACTGCTACATAATAACCTCATACATCAAACTGGAAGAGACTGCAGGGCCAGGTCTACTCAGGGACTCTGTTTATACACCAAATATCATTATCCAAAGTCCCCTGTCCCCTTGCTTGATATGCAAAAACTCTCTGGCTCCCCAGAGGACCTGGCGCAGAAAATGCCCTGCAAAATGGACATTTGTTATATTCCTGCCAGTGGAGGGAGGAGGCATCGCTCAGCTGGGGGAAACAGGCACGAATTGGCCAGCAGGCTCATTCCTGGGCCCAAaagcagacccaggctggcaCCTAGTGGCACAGGGAAGAAAGGCAGCCCTTCAgaagggctggcagagctggtctGGTTTTGCCAGGGAGATCTTCCTTCGCTGGGCTACTGCCTCTCACGAGCTATTCTTCCTCCCCCAAGGAATAGATCATTTTTTCACCCCTGATCCTGGTGCTCCTGGTGGTTGATGGGGTCAGCCTCACCCTCCCTGATGCTTTAGGCAAAGAATATTTCCATGCCACTCCCAAAGGTCTGAAAGCTGAAATGCTGATGACCGAGCGCGGCATCCTGCCCCTGCGAGCAGTGCAGGCGGGCGAGGTGGTgagacagccccagccctgcacagagcgAGGGAGCAGTGCTGTTACAACATGTATAGTGTCTTGATGAGGCTTGAGGTGCATGAACCGCTCACAGCACTATTTACAGTAAAGCAGTATAAGGCTCCTGCACCACAGCCTGGGTCAGCTCTGTAAGGCTCAGacaggctcctgcctggcagcccGCTGACCCAGGTACTAAAAGGCCAacagaccccagccccttccctctggtcggtcctggggctgcatCTCAGGAACTCCACCAACACCTGAGCCTGGCTGCACCCCACACTGGTCTCCAGTCTCTGAGCATCCCCTGTCCCAGCAACATCTCCAATTTCCCTGGTTTCTGACCTTGCCTTCGGCTTGCTCCTAGATTTCAGCCTCTGCATTCTCCCTGCAGACTCGTCTCCTGACTCCAGCATGGTTTACTCCTGGACTTAACCCTGGGGACTTTCCTTTGGACTCAGGAACGAGGTTGCTGATTcccagctcctgaccctggcttggaATTTTAGCTCCTGACTCTGCAACCTTCAGCTCCACAATCAGCTTTACCCACTAAGCCAACTGGCCTGGTGGACCATGGCAGCTATTGCCCCAGCAAGGGTCTCATGGCTTGTCTTGTTCCTGTTCTGCCACACCAGGATGTTGCTGCTGGCCCTAACCAGGCTGTCTCTTGGGTTGCCAACGAACTTCCCAGACACCATGCAGGACTTACTCTGTCACAACGCTGACCTCTTGAACACACCAGTTTCCAAGCATGAGTGATGCTGTTGGTGCAATAAGGCCCACTGAGGTCAGAGGGGTAAGCACAGCTGTTGTCTGTGCAGGTGTAGGACTCCCACTGGAAGCGTCTTGGGACAGGTatcgccccctgccccccccccccccccgggcagagCCCTGGCTTCACTTGTGGCACCCAAATAAGACGCAAAAAGGATTCAGTTGCCTATGCTTTGACCCTGCCCACAGCTCCAGGTGGCTAGAACCCTACTTCCACCAGGCCACTTGAGTTCATTTTCATCAgtcctttattttttcctcttttacctctaatctgctttctctctctctctcctttctgtccCTGATTTTTTATCCCCCCTTCCTGACATATTCCCTCTTTCCTCATGATCATCCATTTCTCACCATCACCAGTATCCATACATCCCCAGTGCCACCCTGCTCTTCTCCCCGGCTCTTATCTGTCCTTTCCTCTTACACTAATTGACTCTGCTGGTAAAGGTCATCCCTCAGGGCACACAGAAAACAGAGGGCTCAGCCCCCATCTGAACATTTCGGCCAAAAAAACTTTAGTAGTGTCACAATGTGGTGCCTCAAACACCGAGTTGTTAAATAAAAAGCATAGCTGGCTTCACGGCTAGAACATGCATCTGCATCTCTCCTTCTCTTATGGGgatctctccctctctgctgctcccagagtactcctggtccccacacctctggCTCCCCAGAGTACCTTGCAGAGACAGCAAGAATACCTCCCATATATCTTTTCCCTCTGATCAACCCTCTGCCTTTGAACTGCTGCCACTACTGTCTGGGGCCTGGTGGTGGAGATGGCTGTTCAAAGACCTGGAAGACAAACACAAAGGCTTTTCAGGTGCAAGCTCTCCCCCTTAGTAGGTTTCCAGTCAATGCTCGTTCCCACATCTAGGGTAGCTCTTTGCATGCAGGATGTCCTCATAAAATCCCTGTGGCCAGTGGTTCCTTCCTTGGGCAGCCCAGTCCGTGGGTTGAAAGCACACACCTTTAAGATATGGTATGACATTTAGCAGCAGCCTCTAGAACTGCTGGCTGGGGATCACTTCAGACCAGTCAGGTCAGATGGTTGGGGCAAGGAGTTAACTATAGAGACCCTAACAGACCCCTCCAAGGGACATGGAAGTGGAGAATTGCCTGAAGCACTGGGAACCAATGAAGGGGACCCCAGACCCTGGTGAGCCCTCAGCAGCTGTGGTCTGCAGAACAAGGCCTCTACCACCACAAAGGGCCTTCTCCACTGGGATCTTCTTCCATGCATGCTCTCTCTCAGCAGCAAATGCCTCCTTTCCTTCACAGCACAGAGAGAGATAGGAGCTGGAGGCTCACCCTGCTCTTGGACACGTAATGCCAGAAGAGTAGGGATAGGTAGGCAAGTGACTGCACAAGCGTGCCTGTGCTTGTAACAGGTCAAGCCATGAGCAGTAGATGGGCAACTGTAAAACCCTTCAGGTCCAGGGGATGAACTGTCCTCTCCTCTCCATGGCACTGCTCCCAGCTATCTCAGCCAAGCAGAGGACTGAGATGAGTCAGTCACAGaggtcaggctggaagggacctgcagaggtgacatctagtccaacccccccaccccccgcctaaGGCCCCATCCAAACTCTACACAAGACCCTCAACCCTaatacaacacagacctaacacctgaATCTGTCACACGTAAAGCAAAGGAATGAATGGCTGCCATTGAGAAGGGACAGAGCCACTGCAAAGCTGCTTAAAGGGAAGCAGTAGCTTATTTGGGAGAAACTGCTAGATGCTGGGATCACTACCAAGGCACTTCCTGGGGCACTGGCTCccaagatggggtggggggagaagtaaAGACTCCACTGTGCCCAAGCAAGCTGGGTCTGAAACCTCCCGAGGCCCCTTGGCTGCTAGGGAACCATGGTTTGACAATGCTGAGCTGTACCACAAGTCCCACCTATTGCTGCTGTCTCTGGACTGTGTTTGGGGCTTTGCCTGTTGTttgctggggggaagcaggggaggtggGCACAATGGGTAGGGAGCCCAGGAGGAACCAGTAAGAAACATTAGATGCACACAGGGGAACATAGCTTGTCTGGGGAGATGGTGCTTCCTTCTAGAAGCACAATGCATAGGTCAAGCAGCACCCTAGGGTCAGGGCAGACTGAGGGTCGGGGTGTTTGGTGCTGACAGACTACAAGGGGCTAAGTAGAAAGTCTCAGCCTGCAGGTTGTGGCAGACAGAATGTGCACCCATCACAGATGCCAGGCACAGCGACCAGAAAGaagcaggccaggcagcacagagtCAACCAAATGCTTTATTCATGGCCTCCAAGCAGCATTCCTAGCACACTGGGGTGCTGGCCCCCACGGAGAAGCTCCTCTGCCCTTCACTCCACAATGCAACGGAAGGACTGGACAGCAGGGGACACGGCTCCCCATTCCACGGGTTTGCGGTACTCGCCTTTCTCCAGGAGGTACTGCCTGCCGCGGAAGTTGGGGTGCTCGTAGAAGACCCAGACGCCCCCCAGCACTTTGCACGCATGGATTTCCCGCATGTGGAACTCATCCATGACGGAAGAGCAGTCTTCAGTAGATTCAAACATCTGCCCGCCAAAGTCTCCCTTCTCAAAAATCTGGATCTGGCTCTGGCCTCCACTGGGCTgcaacaggagagagagaagtggGGGGAAATCACAAAGCACTGAGAGGACAGCTGGGTAATGCAAGGCAGCGCTAGGGCACACTAGGCTCATTCTCCCCTCACCACACACCAGAGCAGAGAAATGGTCAGACTGGATGAGACCCGAGTCCAGCTGGCTCCATATCTGGTCTCCAACAGTGGCCAGACACATAAAAACCACACTCCCTCAACAGGAGACATGACTCCTTATAATGCTAATCCCTAATGGCTAGAAATTAGGGAAATGAACCAGAAAGTTTCCCATCTCTTCTAAAAGTCTCAGCAGCTTTGGACAGCCTGAACTGAATGCCACTGACTATGGAGAACTCAGCTTTGGTTGTGATGGCACTGTCTGAGTACCATGAATTGTACAATTTAATGGATGCTGTGACAACAGAGAGAAGGCAGGACATGTTTTCACAGCTTCATGCCAAACACTTTTACTTGGGAATAAAGGGGAAATAAGTAGCTTCCAGGACtgtaaaaggaaaatggaaaatccAATGGCCTTAGCATGACTGTAAGTTAATTTATGGGAAACAGCATGCCCCTGTGCTGTGAGTTAACTATAGAGACCCTAACAGACCCCTCCAAGGGACATGGAAGAGGAGAATTGCTTGAAGTACTGGGACCCAATGAAGGGGACCCCAGACCTTGGTGAGCCCTCAGCAGCTGTGGTCTGCAGAACTACCACCACAGAGGGCCTTCTCCTCTGGGATCTTCTGTCTCTGTCACTACACAGAGGTGTGAAGGTGAAGGCAGGTCCCCTGAAGATTCAGTCTAAGATGAGCCCCTGCTCGGTACCTCGGGTAGAGACTGATCCCCATACAAACGTGGTGTCAGATGCTGCCATCCTGACCTGGTAGCGATGGGCTCGTCCACAAATGCAAATGACCACGTGAAGAAGAGGGCAGACAACAGCTGAACGATCCCAGTCCCACAGCTAGCTtcaggggggggctgcaggatgtGAAGGCTAGGAGTGGTGATGAGGATGACTACAGTGTCCTGAGATGGAAGCCAATCTCCttggttggggagggggacagcttTAACTATTTGCATGCTGAAACTAAGTCtctggggtggagctgcagaATCCCCCAGGGTAGGAAGGGGTAAATAAGCTAGTGACAGCGGCTGGCTGTTACATGCTTAACACATCATATGTGCTTCGGCTGCTTTAAACAGTCTTAATTGCTATGCAAGTTGTAATCCTTAGCTTCTTGTGTagcccctccactcccagaaccCAAGCCTGGGGACAGGTCCCTCTCCTTGCTGACCGCCGCTGTTCCCTGTTGGACTGGTACACGGCCTGTTCCATGGGAACAGAGCACTTCACCATCCTCTTGGATACTCTTCTGCCTCAAGCCCCAtagctccccccacacctgcatGGCCCCTTAACCAAATGCTGCTGATGGATGTTTCTTCCAAGTGTTTAtcacagctggaggcagccacTTCCCTGTGATCAGCCATGGCTTTAGCACTATGGGAGGAAAAAGGGAGAGAATTAACCCAGCTGCCTAAGTTAACAGTCAGAAAAGGAAACTAAATGCATCCCTAAAAGTGTGTAATCCTACTGTTTTAGAAGAGCTAAGCCCTGGTTCAAGCAACCTCAGGTTTCGGTGCCAGAGAGGCTTTGCCAGTCGCATGCAGTTGTCTCCAGCCATGGCTGTCCAGGATGGTCAGCATTACAAAGCCCTGCTTTCCTCACCAAAAGAACCGTCTCTTCTATTCTCCACCTCCGTTGCTAAATGTGTTGCTTTGAAGCAAAACGATTGCCTCCTGTATGAGACTGAGAAACACCCACTGGAATGACCTGTCTTTTCTAGGATGCCCTTTATTCAGTGCCTGATAGAGCCTGGCCCAGATTGAGTGCAGATCTTCTAAGCAGCATTTGctcatattaaagaaaaaaatctttttccaaGTAACAAATATGCAAAGGGGCATCGTTGTCCCAGCAACAGAAGTTTCGCCTTCTGGAAATGAGATCTGTCCTGTATTTTCGATTCACCTGTGCCTCAGCTACTCCCAATTTATGCAGTCACATTGAGCACATATACATTGCCTCCATGATGAGCCTGGGAGTGCCTAGGAGAAGTGGTGAGCCCCACTAACCTGGTTCTGTTCAATGCTCCTATGAAATTAGGCCATGTAACCAATTTAGCACAGCCCAGAGCTACACTAAGGCTCCCCATCTCTGTGGTATTTCTTGACACATGCTCAGGGACACTCACTGGCCACACTGCCCGGTTTCCAGTCTTTGCTGTATGGCGAGTAGGAAGGGCCCACATCTAGGCAGTGCTCACTGTGGAGGAGGTGGAGATGTGCTCGTTAAAGCTAACTGCAGTTAAAAGCTTCATAGTTCAGTCATGGCAATAGGTGGTCCTTGTTCAGCACACAAGTAACTGCTTCCTCCTGATGTCGTGATAACATGGCAGCCCTTTCCTCTTCATCAAGATCCAGGGTTTGCTGCTCCTCAGATGATTCCTTGCCATATACCAAGGGTGGAGAGTAGGGTGTGCATGTCCAAGAGGACGCTGCAGTAGATGTCTGTTCGTCCAAcagagcaggtgggcaggtgaGCAGATGCTCACCCAGCACACCCAAGGCCAGGCCCTGTGGTCACAGTGATTTACAGTGGTGGCTGTTGTAGGAGCTATTGAAAAGCTCAGAGAGAAGGATGCAGGAACGCAGCAGACTCAAATCTTGCATCAGCTCCTCACTATGCAGTTTCTGCtcatggggctggtgcctggATGACAGAGGCTTGGAAATGCTCTTTCTACCTTCCGTACGCTGGAACAGCTGGAGCATATCTGACCTTAACTATAAAAGCTAGAACAGCCTCAGGGTTCTAGTCTCTGTGGTCCTTTACAGACCCTTAGAAGCAGAGAAGTGTCCCCCCACAAGCTCTACACTGGCCAAGATGGCCCTCTGAGTTGTCACCTCCTTTATGTTGCTACAGCGTGGTGTGGAAAAGACATGTTGGGCAGTGACCTGGAACCAGCAAATATTTTCAGCTTTACCAAGCTCCCCTTCCCTACTGCTATAGACAACATGCAGTCCTTTCAGGAGGCAGGCTGCTCACTAAAGAAGTCAAAGGTTTGATGGAGGCAAACAGAATCCCTTCCCAGTTGACTCAGTGGGAAAAGCAGTCCAGACCCTCCCTCTGGCagcaaaatgcatttaaaatgagggagcagggggaaatggGTTTGTTTTAAATCAACTCTTTTCTTTAATTAAGCAGATAGGGATCTATGACCTGTGCATAAAATTAGGCATCTGCATCCCCCTCACTGCCAGAATGCACCTCACCTctagggtcagggagggggtGCCCTCTGCCAGTCTGCTCTTCTCTGTCATGTCAGTGTCGCAAAGAACTAGAAAATAACTGGAAAGCTGGTGCCAGCAGGGAGCCATACAGGAAACAAGCTGCAGAGGCTCAGACAAACTCAGATTTGTCCACacagcaacagtctcaagttgcagcaagggaagtttcagttagatattaggaaacattctctcattaggagggtagtaaaacactggaacagattacccagagaggtggagtcgccatccttggaggtgttcaagacccggctagacaaagttttggctgggatgacctagttggggctggtcctgctttgagcaggggctggactagatgtgacctcctaaggtctcttccaaccctcattttctatgattctaagtgagAAGGGGGAGATTGTTAGAAGCAAGTGAACTACAAATACCAGTCCCTTTGACTTCCACTGGGCTTCTAACTCACTGAGGTGCACTTGAAAAATCCCATCCAGTGCAGATATCAGCCACTTCAAAGTCCTGTGTCCGACggcaaaagaaaaagggaaataggGACCAGAGAGGAGCAAACTAAGGGAAGCACTGGAAAGGCAACCACCCCCATGCATGAATTCTGAACCCCAGCTACCTAGACAACAAACTAGTTGCTTGCAAACAAAATTACACCTACACCCCAATCTTGTCAACGTAGCCACTGAACAGTACCATAAGTAGGACTGGCTCTAAGGCACTGACTTCAAGGGGATGCAAGAACAGCAGGCACTACCACTGCCATCACTCAGGGCACAGAACCTGCTTGTGACACCTCTGCCACTGAAACTTACTTGCAGGCTGGTAAGAGCAAACAGTctttcccactgaaatcagtaggaaaAGGTTTCTCTTCTTCAGCTGTTGACATCAAGC
Coding sequences:
- the CRYGS gene encoding gamma-crystallin S, which produces MTIDFALVGFQVTFYEDKNFQGRRYECESDCSDFHTYLSRCNSIRVQRGAWVVYERPNFSGNTYVLTPGEYPDYQHWMGLNDRLSSCKAIQIPSGGQSQIQIFEKGDFGGQMFESTEDCSSVMDEFHMREIHACKVLGGVWVFYEHPNFRGRQYLLEKGEYRKPVEWGAVSPAVQSFRCIVE